A portion of the Pseudoalteromonas luteoviolacea genome contains these proteins:
- a CDS encoding cytochrome P450, protein MKQIPKVTNKEISRLGINFMDDPANFLMTLANKFGDVLQFKLGPFKVTLISNPSMIQEVLIGKVQQFPKSTRETQILSKAIGQGIVTADQQTHKPLRKIAQPAFMHRRLQNYQDVFEQYALESVSELNHDDTVDMAAQMERLSLQITCKTLFDLSKSELKKTSAVSDAMNELHHLLSKNFESVVNFPAWFPSPLNLRIKRTRKIIEQIIDEILHKRKSEPFVDHGDLLSSLLEATDETGNSLTNENIKDHLISYFIVGHETTSNSLIWCWYCLAKYKVEASNVYKEVTNHKSGEPLSFDKFPATLAFIKEVLRLFPPVWLIGARRARENTNINGFKIKKGEKVFISPFVAHRLKSNFNKPEHFNPSRWENDPDIKKGSYIPFGAGHRNCIGQHFSMQEMLSVLVTYLKQTRIAFLDEGLEPLNINARSTLSNHDGLVMKVNKLIEQ, encoded by the coding sequence ATGAAGCAAATACCAAAAGTAACCAACAAAGAAATTAGCAGGTTGGGCATCAACTTTATGGATGATCCTGCCAACTTTTTGATGACACTTGCAAATAAATTTGGTGATGTACTGCAGTTTAAACTCGGGCCATTTAAAGTCACTTTAATCTCTAATCCAAGCATGATCCAAGAGGTGCTTATTGGTAAAGTACAACAATTCCCAAAATCTACCCGTGAAACACAAATACTCAGTAAGGCCATCGGTCAAGGTATTGTCACTGCCGATCAACAAACACATAAGCCGCTACGTAAAATAGCCCAGCCTGCTTTCATGCATCGTCGCTTACAAAACTATCAAGACGTATTTGAGCAATATGCTTTAGAATCAGTTTCTGAGCTTAACCATGATGATACTGTCGACATGGCAGCCCAAATGGAAAGGCTATCTTTACAGATTACCTGCAAAACGCTATTTGACTTGAGTAAATCTGAGTTAAAAAAAACCAGCGCGGTGTCAGATGCGATGAATGAACTACATCATTTGCTCAGTAAAAACTTCGAAAGTGTAGTCAACTTTCCAGCTTGGTTTCCTTCTCCACTGAACCTGCGGATCAAAAGAACTCGTAAAATCATTGAACAAATCATTGATGAAATTCTCCACAAACGAAAGAGTGAGCCCTTCGTAGATCACGGCGACTTACTGTCATCCTTACTTGAAGCAACGGATGAAACAGGCAACTCACTGACCAATGAAAATATAAAAGATCATTTGATCTCTTATTTTATCGTCGGTCATGAGACGACCTCAAATAGCTTAATATGGTGCTGGTATTGTTTAGCAAAATATAAAGTTGAAGCCAGTAATGTATATAAAGAAGTGACCAATCACAAAAGTGGTGAGCCGTTGTCCTTTGATAAATTTCCAGCAACTCTGGCATTTATAAAAGAAGTATTAAGGCTCTTTCCACCTGTATGGCTCATAGGCGCAAGACGTGCCCGAGAAAATACAAATATAAATGGATTTAAAATAAAAAAAGGCGAAAAAGTATTCATCTCCCCTTTTGTTGCACATCGATTAAAAAGCAATTTTAATAAACCCGAACACTTTAACCCCAGCCGCTGGGAAAATGACCCCGATATAAAAAAAGGCAGCTATATCCCCTTCGGTGCAGGCCACAGAAACTGCATAGGGCAACATTTTTCGATGCAAGAGATGCTGAGTGTTCTAGTCACGTATTTAAAGCAGACAAGAATAGCGTTTTTAGATGAAGGTTTAGAACCATTGAATATTAACGCTAGATCGACGCTCTCCAATCATGATGGGTTGGTCATGAAAGTGAATAAGTTAATTGAGCAATAA
- a CDS encoding LysE family transporter — protein MSIECYIALFGAMFVRNIISGSAVFTMTTAPIAGGFQRGAAMILGLIIADYFFILLAISGQAFIAESMGNTFTAIKYMCRLLNLDGYKAI, from the coding sequence ATGAGCATAGAATGTTATATTGCTTTATTCGGTGCCATGTTTGTTAGAAATATCATCTCAGGGTCAGCAGTGTTTACTATGACCACCGCTCCTATAGCTGGAGGCTTTCAGCGTGGTGCCGCAATGATATTGGGACTCATCATAGCTGATTATTTTTTCATACTCTTGGCGATATCAGGTCAGGCTTTTATAGCAGAGTCTATGGGCAATACCTTTACGGCAATCAAATATATGTGCCGCTTACTTAATTTAGATGGGTATAAAGCTATTTAA
- a CDS encoding GNAT family N-acetyltransferase: protein MITITKLCDKYIEQVKRIQIEQNQIEFAGTASEFLEEICETTHLHVIKHKEEVVGYFKLDLAYAKKYDFCPEEGVGIRAFVIDKDQQGKGFGKQAVGALFSFVKACYPQFNQICLTVNCRNTLAYECYKKAGFTDTGEKYLGSPAGPNYIMQGSLID, encoded by the coding sequence ATGATAACGATAACAAAGCTCTGTGATAAATACATTGAACAGGTTAAGCGCATCCAAATCGAACAGAATCAAATTGAATTTGCTGGCACTGCATCAGAATTTTTAGAAGAAATATGTGAAACCACGCATTTGCATGTCATAAAACATAAAGAGGAAGTGGTTGGATATTTTAAGCTTGACCTTGCCTATGCTAAAAAATACGATTTTTGCCCAGAAGAAGGCGTTGGGATCCGCGCATTTGTCATCGATAAAGATCAACAAGGCAAGGGCTTTGGCAAGCAGGCAGTTGGCGCGCTCTTCTCTTTTGTAAAAGCATGCTACCCACAATTTAATCAAATTTGCTTAACCGTCAACTGCCGTAATACCTTAGCTTATGAATGTTATAAAAAAGCAGGATTTACAGACACTGGCGAGAAATATTTAGGCAGTCCAGCTGGACCAAACTATATTATGCAGGGTTCATTAATTGACTAA
- a CDS encoding sulfite exporter TauE/SafE family protein produces the protein MELLLGVIAFTTSLIAAIVGFGGGMLLIALLPLFLNPVLVIPIHGLTQITSNASRALFSLSDVKWSLLPAFLVGSILGTVLFGMILYTMPTTYIPLAIGLYILLNLWYSPFSNFIKRFENFYIIGALQTGLGLIVGATGPLSLTVLTKQLQSKDQVVATSAVFMTFSHLAKIPVFLLVSSELLESGYLIIAMICGAILGSYTGTKVRFSMDNNKLIGVIKLLLSILAINMMISVIIQSH, from the coding sequence ATGGAGCTGTTGCTTGGGGTTATCGCGTTTACAACGTCTCTGATCGCAGCCATCGTTGGTTTTGGCGGCGGCATGCTATTGATTGCTCTCCTACCATTATTTTTAAATCCAGTGCTGGTGATCCCCATACATGGACTCACTCAAATCACCAGTAACGCATCTAGAGCATTGTTTTCACTTTCTGACGTTAAGTGGTCGCTCCTTCCCGCTTTTTTAGTAGGCTCTATACTTGGTACAGTGCTATTCGGTATGATTTTATACACCATGCCAACAACCTATATTCCGCTTGCAATTGGCCTTTATATACTTTTAAACCTTTGGTATTCGCCATTTTCAAATTTTATTAAGCGTTTCGAGAACTTTTATATCATTGGTGCCTTACAAACAGGATTAGGGCTCATTGTTGGTGCCACTGGGCCATTATCTTTAACTGTACTGACTAAGCAGCTCCAATCTAAAGATCAAGTTGTTGCCACCAGCGCTGTATTTATGACGTTCAGTCACCTTGCCAAAATTCCAGTATTTTTGCTGGTTTCATCTGAGCTGCTAGAAAGTGGCTACCTAATTATCGCGATGATATGCGGTGCAATATTAGGATCTTACACAGGTACTAAGGTGCGATTTTCTATGGACAATAATAAACTTATCGGCGTGATTAAGCTCTTGCTTAGCATTCTGGCAATCAACATGATGATATCTGTAATCATCCAATCCCATTAA
- a CDS encoding IS5 family transposase: MTKKIKNWSAYNRALIQRGNIAIWLSDDAIQQWQTVEKHGGRGRSNKYTDFAIETCLTLRSVFNLPLRALEGFVNSLLNLMDAPIHSPGYSCLCKRGKTLDVQYRTKPTTQGFIDIVVDSTGLKVYGNGEWHTRKHRANKRRTWRKLHLAIDATSHDIVSAELSMVNVSDGEVLGDLLRSLRRNVDRVTGDGAYDTRDCYDEIAAKGAVARIPPRENAQYWEKGHPRNSAIILMHQLGLKHWKEKSGYHERSLAETGVYRFKQLTGDKLTSRTFNSQHTEVMIKAKVINTMNRLGMPEYQ; encoded by the coding sequence ATGACAAAGAAAATTAAGAACTGGTCTGCCTATAACCGTGCGTTGATACAGCGTGGCAATATTGCTATTTGGCTCAGCGACGACGCTATTCAACAATGGCAAACCGTAGAAAAACACGGTGGGCGTGGTCGTTCAAATAAATATACTGACTTTGCAATTGAAACTTGCCTGACACTTCGGTCTGTCTTTAATTTGCCACTTCGAGCACTTGAAGGGTTCGTTAATTCACTCCTCAATTTAATGGATGCACCTATTCATTCCCCTGGTTACAGCTGTTTGTGCAAGCGAGGAAAGACACTAGATGTTCAATATCGAACCAAGCCAACCACGCAGGGATTTATTGATATTGTTGTCGATAGCACCGGCCTAAAAGTCTATGGTAATGGCGAATGGCATACCCGAAAACACCGAGCCAACAAGCGTCGAACTTGGCGTAAATTGCATTTAGCGATAGATGCAACCAGTCATGACATTGTCAGTGCAGAGCTATCAATGGTGAATGTATCGGATGGTGAAGTGTTAGGTGATTTACTGCGGTCATTACGGCGAAATGTTGACCGAGTTACAGGCGATGGAGCTTATGATACACGTGATTGCTATGATGAAATTGCGGCTAAAGGTGCCGTGGCACGGATCCCCCCAAGGGAAAATGCCCAATATTGGGAGAAAGGTCATCCGAGAAACAGCGCCATAATATTAATGCATCAACTTGGTTTAAAACACTGGAAGGAAAAATCTGGTTATCATGAGCGTTCGCTGGCTGAAACAGGCGTTTATCGTTTTAAACAGCTTACGGGTGACAAATTAACAAGCCGCACCTTCAACAGCCAACACACAGAAGTAATGATTAAAGCCAAGGTGATCAACACGATGAACAGGCTAGGTATGCCTGAATATCAGTAA
- a CDS encoding non-canonical purine NTP pyrophosphatase, with amino-acid sequence MIEHAKFDEIVIASHNLGKTRELSALIKPYCHKIRSAHTLELEEIEETGTSFCQNAQLKALNIAHLSGKVAIADDSGLCIDALNGLPGLYTARWAKQAGGFDGAIDHVLTRMALTQKRQAKMVCALSLAYPSGDVCSFVGELQGTISWRASGGNRIGFEPIFIPLRQNSTLASLPVEKRNALHPRASAFKQLKEHLFCKPAITLHQPHSEEVLHAIV; translated from the coding sequence ATGATTGAGCATGCTAAATTTGATGAAATTGTCATTGCGAGCCACAACCTAGGTAAAACACGTGAGCTCAGCGCCTTAATAAAACCCTATTGTCACAAAATTCGCTCCGCACACACTTTGGAATTAGAGGAAATAGAAGAGACTGGCACCAGCTTTTGTCAAAATGCTCAATTAAAAGCGCTCAATATTGCTCACCTTAGTGGCAAAGTGGCAATTGCTGATGATAGCGGATTGTGCATAGATGCACTAAATGGCTTGCCAGGACTTTACACTGCAAGATGGGCCAAGCAAGCTGGCGGATTTGATGGTGCCATTGATCATGTGTTGACCCGCATGGCCTTAACACAAAAAAGACAAGCCAAAATGGTGTGTGCATTAAGCCTTGCTTATCCTAGTGGTGATGTTTGCTCTTTTGTTGGTGAATTACAAGGTACGATTAGTTGGCGTGCATCAGGGGGCAACCGCATTGGCTTTGAGCCAATATTTATCCCTCTTAGACAAAACTCAACACTTGCATCACTCCCCGTTGAGAAAAGAAATGCGCTTCACCCCAGAGCCAGTGCATTTAAGCAGCTAAAAGAACATCTTTTTTGCAAACCGGCAATCACACTGCACCAACCGCACAGTGAGGAGGTACTCCATGCCATTGTATGA
- a CDS encoding MerR family transcriptional regulator has product MYIGEVASKTGLSVKAIRLYEERGLISVPPRKGRYRYYNASHVEVLNLIKEAKSLGSTLSQLEAVIVYNNGEVDWSKVEGFLIKLKHRLNQQKETLQDRIGRVDACLSAINSCPSMLDSALRGRD; this is encoded by the coding sequence ATGTATATTGGAGAAGTGGCCTCAAAAACAGGGCTTTCTGTTAAAGCAATCCGCTTGTATGAAGAACGGGGGTTGATCTCTGTACCACCTCGAAAGGGGCGATATCGGTATTACAATGCCTCACACGTCGAAGTGTTAAATTTGATAAAAGAGGCAAAATCTTTGGGCTCAACGCTTTCTCAGCTTGAAGCTGTGATTGTATATAACAATGGAGAAGTTGATTGGTCAAAAGTTGAAGGTTTTTTGATAAAGCTTAAGCATCGCTTAAACCAGCAAAAAGAAACATTACAAGACCGAATAGGAAGAGTGGATGCTTGTTTATCGGCGATCAATTCCTGTCCTTCAATGCTTGACTCTGCCCTTAGGGGGAGAGATTAG
- a CDS encoding NAD(P)H-dependent oxidoreductase → MTKKILVLNGNPKSTSFCQHLADIYACEAREYFEVKHVNLSEMMFNLSLDFGYDAEQDLEPALKDFQKWTLWAEHIVIFSPIWWGGLPAKLKGLFDRSFLPHFAFRYEQDNPLPVPLLAGKTSRVILTMDMPEPYLEEQAKPALEQLDKYTLQFSGVAKASTNLFGSMISATPEEKQNWEMLVKSLGSQGL, encoded by the coding sequence ATGACTAAGAAAATACTGGTGCTTAATGGTAACCCTAAATCCACAAGTTTTTGCCAACATTTAGCGGATATATATGCATGTGAAGCGAGAGAGTACTTTGAAGTGAAACATGTCAATTTATCTGAAATGATGTTTAATCTGAGCTTAGACTTTGGTTATGATGCTGAGCAGGATTTAGAGCCAGCTTTAAAAGACTTTCAAAAATGGACTTTATGGGCTGAGCATATCGTGATTTTTTCACCTATATGGTGGGGCGGGTTACCTGCAAAATTAAAAGGGCTTTTTGATAGATCTTTTTTACCTCATTTTGCTTTTAGATATGAGCAAGATAATCCATTACCAGTACCACTGCTGGCTGGTAAAACCTCTCGAGTAATTCTCACAATGGATATGCCAGAACCTTATCTCGAAGAGCAGGCAAAGCCTGCGCTTGAGCAATTAGACAAATACACCTTACAGTTTAGTGGAGTTGCAAAAGCTTCAACTAACTTATTTGGTTCGATGATTTCTGCAACGCCAGAAGAAAAACAAAATTGGGAAATGCTGGTAAAGTCCCTTGGGAGCCAAGGGCTTTAA
- a CDS encoding sphingomyelin phosphodiesterase — protein MKIKLTLFCVLILLSTQSMAQSLKVMAYNIMQLNVQDWDQSNRAERLPTVIKSLNDSPDVILVNEVFNDDAEQALSALSDMYPYQTPNVGQDCSGSGWDSLTGNCSNSPFVIRGGVVIISKYPIVSQKAHVFTNSLSGSWDYLANKGFAYVKINKGGEYYHIVGTHLQATHDGNTEQEHRVRMGQLNEIQSFIKSENIPTSEPVIIGGDMNVEWSKQGEIRDMLTTARSNLNFETPEVGSFSAKHNWFTKANAYYFDYSLDYNDTLDYVFWHQDYKQPKNNPNMVVRYPKATQNWYWSYLKGNWNLSSGRYYHNGYYNELSDHYPVQVNFTF, from the coding sequence ATGAAGATCAAACTAACCCTATTTTGCGTTTTGATATTGTTGAGCACTCAGAGTATGGCTCAATCGCTTAAGGTCATGGCCTACAATATTATGCAGTTAAACGTTCAAGATTGGGATCAAAGCAACAGAGCTGAGCGATTGCCTACGGTGATTAAATCATTGAATGACAGTCCAGATGTTATTCTTGTCAATGAAGTATTTAATGATGATGCTGAGCAAGCGTTATCTGCCTTGTCAGACATGTACCCATACCAAACGCCTAATGTGGGACAAGATTGTAGTGGCAGTGGGTGGGATAGCCTAACTGGGAATTGTTCTAATAGCCCCTTTGTAATTCGTGGCGGGGTAGTGATCATTTCCAAATATCCAATTGTTTCACAAAAGGCACACGTGTTTACAAATAGTTTGAGCGGTAGTTGGGATTACCTTGCCAATAAAGGATTTGCCTATGTCAAGATTAATAAAGGCGGTGAATATTATCATATAGTTGGTACTCACTTACAAGCTACTCATGATGGAAATACAGAACAAGAGCACCGTGTACGTATGGGACAGCTAAATGAAATTCAATCTTTTATTAAGTCTGAAAACATTCCTACCAGTGAGCCTGTGATAATAGGTGGTGATATGAATGTAGAGTGGAGTAAGCAGGGTGAAATTAGGGATATGCTTACAACGGCTCGTAGCAACCTAAACTTTGAAACACCAGAAGTCGGCTCATTTTCTGCTAAACATAACTGGTTTACTAAAGCTAATGCATACTATTTTGACTATAGCTTGGACTACAATGACACTTTAGATTACGTATTTTGGCATCAAGACTATAAGCAACCTAAAAATAATCCGAACATGGTTGTGCGTTATCCAAAAGCAACTCAAAACTGGTATTGGAGTTACTTAAAAGGGAATTGGAATCTGAGTTCAGGTCGTTATTATCATAATGGCTACTATAATGAGTTGTCAGACCATTATCCTGTGCAAGTGAATTTTACTTTTTAA
- a CDS encoding SDR family NAD(P)-dependent oxidoreductase: protein MSKTVLVTGASSGIGYQVCKKLLKQGDRVVGVSRTIDKRHPLNAFERFIPWRCDLSDITQSNSLFQSINKSTGPINALIYAAGVCYHEQFGQTKLKSITEQLNVNLVSALLLCEQAIQHMPQNSAILLLSSTLAEKPVATSAVYSASKAGLEQIMKASAIAGAAKKISVNALALGCVDTPMLRQHRGDNLQQQARLDALADLHPFGLGTVNDIAFIINNLLSQPWTTGSVIKADGGLTLT, encoded by the coding sequence ATGAGCAAAACAGTTTTAGTCACAGGTGCCAGTTCAGGCATAGGCTATCAGGTGTGTAAAAAGCTTCTAAAACAAGGAGACAGAGTCGTTGGTGTCAGCAGAACCATAGATAAACGTCACCCATTGAATGCATTTGAACGTTTTATCCCATGGCGTTGCGATCTGTCAGATATCACGCAATCTAATTCTTTATTCCAATCGATAAATAAGAGTACCGGACCTATTAACGCTTTGATTTACGCGGCTGGCGTCTGTTATCACGAGCAATTTGGACAAACCAAACTCAAATCCATTACCGAACAACTGAATGTGAACCTAGTATCCGCACTATTACTTTGCGAGCAAGCAATTCAACATATGCCGCAAAACAGCGCAATTCTATTGCTCAGCTCGACACTTGCTGAAAAACCAGTTGCCACTAGTGCCGTTTACAGCGCATCAAAAGCTGGATTAGAGCAAATTATGAAAGCATCAGCGATTGCAGGTGCAGCCAAAAAGATTAGTGTGAATGCGTTAGCACTTGGTTGTGTAGATACCCCCATGTTGAGGCAACATCGAGGCGACAATTTACAGCAACAAGCACGACTTGACGCACTCGCTGATTTACACCCATTTGGGCTCGGCACGGTCAACGACATTGCTTTTATTATTAATAACTTACTATCTCAACCTTGGACAACAGGTAGCGTAATCAAGGCTGATGGCGGCCTCACCTTAACCTAG
- a CDS encoding condensation domain-containing protein has translation MNTIPITLLQNMMLAFCSSAPHLPIANAGGVIKFDHIDANKLVEAQRAVMACHASFDFYFHHTPSGVEQHQHAHCERSYPITDLSALSFEHAEQVARDRIETLFTTPISAFEYPLHRSEIFILPNNQVWLAFLANHLICDGYSAFAYLKQVVDYYDKGHTPTNTQFEPVKLANQQAQYLTSNQYQKDKAFWLNHLATPVEFRLFSPTNPLKSKAIHLSLPRSQLTPAVEFANQHELSLSTLMLTLWIRQLNQDFPLSNSNQLRVGLPVHGRKKSESNLIAFMANMLVHEFSLPDELDLAAQAQQVSTQLKQAYRHKKLPPELLYEDLKLPPHIPLSEFRFGYMELEQLSDTAGMPSSFSYESHQHHSLPLQLNIINFHGVDQVDFLIEYNPHNLSEEDVVKHIQSLFDAIKNIANN, from the coding sequence ATGAATACAATCCCGATCACACTATTACAAAATATGATGCTTGCTTTTTGCAGCTCTGCCCCTCATTTGCCCATTGCCAATGCTGGGGGTGTCATCAAATTTGACCATATTGATGCCAATAAGCTCGTTGAGGCACAGCGGGCCGTGATGGCCTGTCACGCAAGTTTTGATTTTTATTTTCATCACACGCCCAGTGGTGTTGAACAGCATCAACATGCACATTGCGAGCGCTCCTATCCTATTACCGATTTATCCGCACTGTCTTTTGAACATGCAGAGCAAGTAGCCCGTGACAGAATAGAAACGCTATTTACGACTCCTATTTCTGCATTTGAGTACCCGCTACACAGAAGTGAAATTTTCATTCTACCGAATAATCAAGTTTGGCTAGCTTTTTTAGCCAATCATTTGATCTGTGATGGATACAGTGCATTTGCTTATTTAAAGCAAGTTGTAGACTATTACGATAAAGGACACACACCGACAAACACTCAATTTGAACCAGTAAAGCTTGCAAACCAACAAGCGCAATACCTGACATCAAACCAGTATCAAAAGGACAAAGCATTTTGGCTAAACCACTTAGCAACGCCTGTTGAATTCAGGCTCTTTTCACCAACAAACCCATTAAAAAGTAAAGCGATACACCTTTCTTTACCTCGGTCTCAACTCACACCAGCTGTTGAGTTTGCAAATCAACATGAGCTGAGTTTATCCACTTTGATGCTGACCCTTTGGATACGTCAATTAAACCAAGATTTTCCCTTATCTAATTCAAATCAACTGCGGGTTGGTTTGCCTGTCCACGGGCGAAAAAAAAGTGAAAGTAACTTAATTGCATTTATGGCGAATATGTTAGTTCATGAGTTTTCATTACCTGATGAACTCGATTTGGCAGCACAAGCGCAGCAAGTCTCAACACAATTAAAACAGGCGTATAGACATAAAAAACTACCGCCAGAACTACTGTATGAAGACCTTAAATTACCGCCACACATACCGTTAAGTGAGTTCAGATTTGGCTATATGGAACTGGAACAGCTGAGCGATACAGCGGGTATGCCGAGTTCATTCAGCTATGAGTCTCACCAACATCACAGCCTGCCGCTACAGTTGAATATTATTAATTTCCATGGTGTGGATCAGGTAGATTTTTTAATCGAATACAACCCTCATAACCTCAGTGAAGAAGACGTGGTTAAGCATATCCAATCTCTCTTTGACGCAATTAAAAACATCGCCAATAACTGA
- a CDS encoding cupin domain-containing protein translates to MPLYEQYLELNLASDLQIELKLSLTSKLNSTQLQKTQAQVQFLYDRICEVSTTEFVKIIPNLLFCRFKWLNSIDITLKSPLLECNHNLICQRSIIKYETQTFGTVDILFENEKFGIYLLNIKAGESIPAHMHLQMEEHELVLDEGLMFNGENIEPGSSYDWPKGVVHGYNNLSALPATVLCIDRPKFIPEDEIIVNHTTPLESVTPANINYYQGI, encoded by the coding sequence ATGCCATTGTATGAGCAATATCTCGAACTTAATCTAGCGTCAGATCTGCAAATTGAACTCAAGCTCAGCTTAACAAGTAAATTAAATTCAACTCAGTTACAGAAAACACAAGCACAAGTTCAATTTTTGTATGACAGAATATGTGAAGTCAGCACAACAGAATTTGTAAAAATTATTCCTAATTTACTTTTTTGTCGTTTCAAGTGGCTTAATAGTATTGATATTACTTTGAAATCCCCCTTGCTTGAATGCAACCACAACCTTATCTGTCAAAGAAGTATTATTAAATACGAGACGCAAACATTTGGTACTGTCGATATTCTATTTGAGAACGAAAAATTTGGCATTTATTTGCTTAACATCAAAGCTGGTGAGTCAATCCCCGCACATATGCACCTTCAGATGGAAGAACATGAGCTCGTTTTAGATGAAGGCTTAATGTTTAATGGAGAAAATATAGAGCCAGGCAGTAGCTACGATTGGCCAAAAGGCGTGGTGCACGGTTACAACAACCTAAGTGCATTACCTGCTACTGTATTGTGTATAGATCGTCCTAAGTTTATTCCAGAGGATGAAATTATTGTCAATCATACAACCCCTTTAGAATCAGTAACCCCAGCCAACATCAATTACTATCAAGGTATCTAA
- a CDS encoding DNA alkylation repair protein: protein MYIKDTVYQALAELGYPEQKIKTAQARKISATLYRALPDHHIDSVFERCEQLLESREWMLSLTAFDWAFRVKKQYTPSTFEVFERWLLEYITDWYDCDDFCTHAFGELIVQYPQLIDKTHAWAKHGNFAVRRAVAVILIYPLNKGKYPQSAPLNAADLLLNDGHDLVQKGYGWLLKVLSKTSPNEVIGYLKTHHEEMPRVAFRYALEKLNKQAKAELMSL from the coding sequence ATGTATATTAAAGACACCGTATACCAAGCACTTGCAGAGCTTGGCTACCCTGAGCAAAAAATCAAAACGGCACAAGCTCGAAAAATATCAGCAACTCTGTACCGTGCATTGCCAGATCATCATATCGATTCAGTGTTTGAGCGCTGCGAGCAGCTACTTGAATCAAGAGAATGGATGCTGAGTTTAACCGCTTTTGACTGGGCATTTAGAGTTAAAAAACAATATACCCCAAGCACATTTGAGGTGTTTGAACGCTGGCTACTCGAATACATAACCGATTGGTATGACTGTGACGATTTTTGCACACATGCTTTTGGTGAGTTAATCGTGCAGTACCCACAGTTAATAGATAAAACCCATGCTTGGGCTAAACATGGCAACTTTGCTGTTAGAAGAGCCGTTGCTGTGATCTTAATCTACCCGTTAAACAAAGGAAAATATCCTCAAAGTGCCCCTTTAAACGCGGCGGATCTCTTGCTCAATGATGGACACGACTTAGTGCAAAAAGGCTATGGCTGGTTACTCAAAGTGCTCTCTAAAACTTCACCCAATGAAGTCATTGGCTATCTCAAAACACATCACGAAGAGATGCCACGTGTGGCATTTCGATACGCACTCGAGAAACTGAACAAGCAAGCCAAAGCAGAGTTGATGTCACTGTAA
- a CDS encoding LysE family translocator: MTIESYFALFSAMFIVGIIPGPAVFAITTASMAGGFRRGAAMTLGLIIADYFFILLAVSGLAFIAESMGSTFAIIKYICAAYLIWMGIKLFRATPSIDSQTAPATKHHIDILAGFLLTMSNPKAIIFYVALFPAFVDFHTISMADIFGIFICATLAFGSVNLGYTYLSAKAKKFVSTSKRMRIFNQLAGGLLSASGVAVAVRT, translated from the coding sequence GTGACCATAGAAAGTTATTTTGCGTTATTTAGCGCGATGTTTATTGTAGGTATTATCCCCGGTCCAGCGGTATTTGCGATTACCACCGCATCTATGGCAGGTGGCTTTCGACGAGGTGCAGCAATGACATTGGGGCTCATCATAGCTGATTATTTTTTCATACTCTTGGCGGTATCAGGCCTGGCTTTTATAGCTGAGTCTATGGGCAGCACCTTTGCGATAATCAAATATATATGTGCAGCTTACTTAATTTGGATGGGTATAAAGCTATTTAGAGCCACACCTTCTATCGATTCGCAAACGGCACCAGCAACCAAGCACCATATAGATATTTTAGCTGGCTTTTTATTAACCATGAGCAATCCAAAAGCCATTATATTTTACGTTGCACTGTTCCCCGCTTTTGTTGACTTTCACACCATTAGCATGGCTGATATTTTTGGCATTTTTATCTGTGCTACCTTAGCGTTTGGCTCAGTCAACCTCGGGTACACATACCTCAGTGCAAAAGCAAAAAAGTTTGTTTCTACATCAAAGAGAATGCGTATTTTTAATCAACTTGCGGGGGGATTATTGTCAGCTTCAGGGGTGGCTGTTGCAGTGAGAACATAA